From Panthera uncia isolate 11264 chromosome E1, Puncia_PCG_1.0, whole genome shotgun sequence, one genomic window encodes:
- the FAM222B gene encoding protein FAM222B: protein MLACLPGPGDLSFQLLPHTQMNTGLQKWDTTQKMRAAHYPTPAELDAYAKKVANNPLTIKIFPNSVKVPQRKHVRRTVNGLDTSAQRYSPYPTQAATKAGLLAIVKVPAKSILKDFDGTRARLLPEAIMNPPVAPYATVAPSTLAHPQAQALARQQALQHAQTLAHAPPQTLQHPQGIPPPQALSHPQSLQQPQGLGHPQPMAQTQGLVHPQALSHQGLQHPPNPLLHGGRKMPDSDAPPNVTVSTSTIPLSMAATLQHSQPPDLSSIVHQINQFCQTRAGISTTSVCEGQIANPSPISRSLLINASTRVSTHSVPTPMPSCVVNPMEHTHAATAALPAAGPVNLPTGISRAPAGYPSDLKPVAWNQHQLAHLQQMCSEAGGTPAPGLTGKHAAGRELAGPGFVGKAPAYPQELCLAQSFHLKPPLEKPTPSPPVNGLAAPLAYPNGHYFQPLWNNILPTPNSDSSGSQDLAMPFHGGQPTGAPLDCGTAAGAHYRAGAGGGPVATQNSLMQTVDYLSGDFQQACFREQSLAMLSKAHRAPGNRAPDPADSRNLHIQHPGYR from the coding sequence ggGACACTACACAGAAAATGAGAGCTGCTCACTATCCTACCCCAGCCGAATTGGACGCGTATGCTAAGAAGGTCGCAAACAACCCACTGACTATAAAAATCTTCCccaacagtgtgaaggttccccAGCGGAAACACGTTCGTCGTACTGTGAACGGCCTCGACACATCAGCCCAGCGCTACAGCCCCTACCCGACTCAGGCAGCCACCAAGGCAGGCCTGCTTGCCATTGTCAAAGTGCCAGCCAAAAGCATACTCAAGGACTTTGACGGCACCCGAGCCCGATTGCTCCCTGAGGCCATCATGAACCCCCCAGTGGCGCCCTATGCTACTGTGGCACCCAGCACTTTAgcccacccccaggcccaggctctggCCCGCCAGCAGGCCCTGCAGCATGCACAGACCCTGGCCCATGCCCCTCCCCAGACGCTGCAGCACCCTCAGGGTATCCCGCCACCCCAGGCGCTGTCCcaccctcagagcctccagcagCCTCAGGGCCTGGGCCACCCTCAGCCCATGGCCCAAACCCAGGGCTTGGTCCACCCTCAGGCCCTGTCTCACCAGGGTCTCCAGCACCCCCCCAATCCCTTGCTGCATGGAGGCCGGAAGATGCCAGACTCAGATGCCCCCCCGAATGTGACCGTGTCTACCTCAACTATCCCCCTTTCAATGGCGGCCACCCTGCAGCACAGCCAGCCCCCGGACCTGAGCAGCATCGTGCACCAGATCAACCAGTTTTGCCAGACGAGGGCAGGCATCAGCACTACCTCAGTGTGTGAGGGCCAGATCGCCAACCCCAGCCCCATTAGTCGCAGTCTGCTCATCAATGCAAGCACCCGGGTGTCGACCCACAGCGTCCCCACGCCAATGCCTTCATGTGTGGTCAATCCCATGGAGCACACCCACGCGGCCACAGCCGCGTTGCCTGCCGCAGGCCCTGTCAACCTGCCCACGGGCATTTCTCGAGCCCCTGCTGGCTACCCTAGCGACCTCAAGCCAGTCGCCTGGAACCAGCACCAGCTGGCCCACCTACAGCAGATGTGCAGTGAGGCCGGTGGGACGCCGGCCCCTGGCCTGACAGGCAAGCACGCAGCAGGACGCGAGTTGGCAGGGCCTGGCTTTGTGGGCAAGGCCCCTGCCTACCCGCAGGAACTCTGCCTGGCACAGTCCTTCCATCTGAAGCCACCCCTGGAGAAGCCAACCCCATCCCCACCTGTCAACGGCCTGGCGGCCCCACTGGCCTACCCCAATGGTCACTACTTCCAACCCCTGTGGAACAACATTCTGCCCACTCCCAATAGCGACAGCTCGGGGTCTCAGGACCTCGCCATGCCGTTCCACGGTGGGCAGCCCACGGGTGCACCCCTTGACTGTGGGACGGCTGCTGGGGCCCACTACCGAGCAGGGGCCGGGGGCGGTCCAGTGGCAACCCAGAACAGCTTGATGCAAACAGTGGATTACCTAAGCGGGGATTTCCAGCAGGCCTGCTTTCGAGAACAGAGCCTGGCTATGCTGAGCAAGGCCCACCGAGCCCCTGGCAACCGAGCCCCTGATCCCGCAGATAGTCGAAATCTTCATATTCAGCACCCTGGGTATAGATAG